A region of Pyxidicoccus parkwaysis DNA encodes the following proteins:
- a CDS encoding M57 family metalloprotease, whose product MLKFRSFALMAGVALLGSACGPEASDTQAPTVSWEEFRASAHQEAEGGKFIVDGDLAFDSMDDVKAFYDDNVAKENGTSEGGLAVYYVGGADVKWSSTQKGNLTYCVSSSSFGSRYSTVVNAMNSATAAWEATASVNFVHSSSYDSSCTASQTGVLFDVRQTSDTSYLARAFFPNNARSSRNVLISTSAFGSISPYTMAGILRHELGHTLGFRHEHTRSTSSGCYEDAQWRALTTYDRASVMHYPQCNGTNTGDLVLTSLDKSGARALYP is encoded by the coding sequence ATGCTCAAGTTTCGCTCGTTTGCGCTGATGGCTGGTGTTGCCCTTCTCGGCTCCGCGTGCGGCCCCGAGGCTTCCGACACGCAGGCTCCCACGGTGTCGTGGGAGGAGTTCCGCGCCAGCGCCCATCAGGAGGCCGAGGGCGGCAAGTTCATCGTCGATGGCGACCTCGCCTTCGATTCGATGGACGACGTGAAGGCCTTCTATGACGACAACGTCGCCAAGGAGAACGGCACCAGCGAGGGCGGCCTCGCGGTGTACTACGTGGGCGGCGCGGACGTGAAGTGGAGCAGCACCCAGAAGGGCAACCTGACCTACTGCGTGAGCAGCAGCAGCTTCGGCAGCCGCTACTCCACCGTGGTCAACGCGATGAACAGCGCGACGGCGGCCTGGGAGGCCACCGCGAGCGTGAACTTCGTCCACAGCTCCAGCTACGACAGCAGCTGCACCGCGTCGCAGACGGGCGTGCTGTTCGACGTGCGCCAGACGAGCGACACGTCCTACCTGGCCCGCGCGTTCTTCCCGAACAACGCCCGCTCCAGCCGCAACGTCCTCATCTCCACCAGCGCGTTCGGCAGCATCTCGCCGTACACGATGGCGGGCATCCTCCGCCACGAGCTCGGCCACACGCTGGGCTTCCGTCACGAGCACACCCGCTCCACCTCGAGCGGCTGCTACGAGGACGCTCAGTGGCGCGCGCTGACCACGTATGACCGTGCGTCCGTCATGCACTACCCCCAGTGCAACGGCACCAACACGGGCGACCTGGTCCTCACCAGCCTGGACAAGTCCGGCGCCCGCGCGCTGTACCCGTAA